The DNA sequence ATGGATATAGTTTCTTTATGGGAAAAAACATTACAACTTATAAAAGGGGAATTATCACCCCCTAGTTTTAATGCTTTTTTTAAACAAATAAAGCCATTACAAATACAATCAAATACATTAATACTACTAGTTCCAAATGATTTTACTAAAGGCATATTAGAAGATAGATATTTAAATTTAATAGAAAGCTCTGTTAACCAACTTTCATTAAAAAAACATGACATAAAATTCGTTTTAAGTGAAGATGATGTTAGAGGTTTAAATAAAAACCACGATATCGAAGAAGACGATAATAAACTAAAAAAGAACTATCCTAATCTAAACCCTAAATATACTTTTGATACATTTGTCATAGGAAATAGTAACCGTTTTGCTCATGCTGCATGTGTAGCTGTAGCAGAAGCTCCAGCTAGAGCTTATAACCCATTATTTTTATACGGTGGTGTTGGTCTTGGAAAAACACATCTTATGCATGCAATAGGACACCATATAATGGAACAAAAAAAAGACCCAAAGGTAGTTTACGTATCATCAGAAAAATTTACAAATGAACTTATAAACTCTATTAAAGATGATAGAAATGAAGAGTTTAGAAATAAGTATAGAAATGTAGACGTTCTTTTAATAGACGACATACAATTTATAGCAGGTAAAGAAAGAACTCAGGAAGAATTTTTCCACACATTTAACTCTTTACATGAAGCTAATAAACAAATAATTATTTCTAGTGATAGACCTCCTAAAGAGATTCCTACTTTAGAAGATAGACTTCGTTCAAGATTCGAAATGGGGCTTATAACAGATATACAAGCTCCAGATTTTGAAACTAGAATGGCTATACTTAGAAAAAAAGCTCAAATGGAAGATATTGACGTCCCAAATGAGGTTACTGTTTATATAGCTAAAAATATAAAATCAAATATAAG is a window from the Paraclostridium sordellii genome containing:
- the dnaA gene encoding chromosomal replication initiator protein DnaA: MDIVSLWEKTLQLIKGELSPPSFNAFFKQIKPLQIQSNTLILLVPNDFTKGILEDRYLNLIESSVNQLSLKKHDIKFVLSEDDVRGLNKNHDIEEDDNKLKKNYPNLNPKYTFDTFVIGNSNRFAHAACVAVAEAPARAYNPLFLYGGVGLGKTHLMHAIGHHIMEQKKDPKVVYVSSEKFTNELINSIKDDRNEEFRNKYRNVDVLLIDDIQFIAGKERTQEEFFHTFNSLHEANKQIIISSDRPPKEIPTLEDRLRSRFEMGLITDIQAPDFETRMAILRKKAQMEDIDVPNEVTVYIAKNIKSNIRELEGALTRVVAYSSLTNKTISFELASEALKDIISTSKHEEINVNRIKEKVSSVFSLKMEDFNSKKRTRSISYPRQIAMYLSRELTDLSLPKIGEEFGGRDHTTVIHAHDKIAKDIENNEDFKEKINKIILDLKG